CAGCAAAAGCGCATGAACCTACAATCGCCATGGCAACTAgtctatttacagtacagtacaatgtgGGCAATAGCACATCCCACTTCCTTTTTACTCCATAAACATGGATGAAAAATATACCTCATACCAAGCTAAGTAGTCACAGCCATTTCCATAGTGTTTCTTGAGTAAAAATGGCTTTACAAAAGACttctattacattttatgaaaacTAGTTGTATAACTTTCATTTTTACACAACTTCAGACTTTTATGCCACATGTCACGCAGCATACATTTTCTGCAAGGCCATTTCAAAAGTCTACCATGCCAGCAATATATTTGGAGAGCTCACAGACAGTAGCTAAACATTAGATGTACTGCTACTGAGATGTCTCGCCAACCCAGCCTCCACATCAAGTAGGCCAGGGGAGCACAACATGCTCTAacctgtaacttttttttttttttttttttgcaactttgcTCCTTCTTTACCGCCTTCTGTCCGTCCATCTTTCTATTTGTCCCTCCCCTCCTGCCATCTGGTGAGATCAGAAGAGTTACCTACAGACCATCTGTTGCATCCACCTGGAGAGACTTAAACACAAAACGCCTATtgtggacacatacacacacaaaaagaaataaagaggtACCCACTTCTTGTTAACTCACCCAGATTTCAGCCATGGAGGAATCCATCATACAACCTCAGTGCTAACTACATGTTAGTGATGGAAATGACTTCTGCTGAGCGCCTGGTGAACTCCAAAACACCAGAGCCAATAAGTGTATGTCCCAGTCCTTCTCTCCTGTGCCTGTGACTCTGACTGACTCTGtcatacacactcacaccgCGGCACATGCTCAAGTGTTTCTCGAAACTCTGGCTTTTGTTCCACTCTGTCTGGTCTGTGAAAATGACTTCAGTGGGGCTGAGTGCCTGCCCAAATTCCTCCCACTACAGGGTTCAGTTCACAAAGCTGCGCAGACTGAGCAGGACTGACAGCTAGGACAGCctctgggggtggggggaaaacccatacccatacacacacacacacacacacgcacgcacgcacacacacactgcagtccCATTTCTGTCTCTGGCACACATATGCCAGTGTAACTTTATCTATTGATGAAACCTATAGTAGAAATATCACTGTCACTCCTCCTCCCTCCGACTCTGAACAAACGTTTGTCTCCAACAGCAGTGATGGGACAAGTGTTGTGACTGACAGGCAACAAGTGCTACTGTGCTCTGGCATGTGGGATGGCTCCTTTAAATGCAGCAGACGGCAGGAAAGAGTGACAACTAACAGAGATAACTGAGGAAGCCGAGAAATGTTCCAgctaagtaaaaagaaatccgCAGCAATGATTGAACTTAATTAAAATATCGTGTATCATTTATTCAGACAGTCCttacataataaataaactggAAGAGACCGCTTTAACAACACAGCCTTAGATGCGCAGTGTACACTCTAGTGACATATGTCTTAAGTTTTTAAGTAGAAGAATGACATACATGGAAAGCTAGTCCAGCCAGAGCTATTaaaatacttaagtaaatacTGCAAGCCCACGTGGAGGTTGAACTGAACAACTCACTGGTTTATTATGTGTATATCACCTAGTCAGGAGATTGAACAACATAAAGGGTTCACTTCTGTTTCAGCAACCGGTATAAATCTGTGAGACTCCATCTCATTCGTCCGATCAGACTGTTAAACCGCTGCAGACAGCAACAACCTACCAGACGCCCTCGACGTGTCTGAAGGCCAAACAAAGCCTCCGAGGGGACTCTCCAAGCGCATGGAAATCCATTTGAAATGTGTGACAGGCAGAGCTGCTGAGCTGTGAAGCCCAATTCCccctgagcccccccccccttttcacAAATACATGAACTGCAATAAAATGTCTCGGATACATCACTGTAATGGAAATGTTATGATGAGTTTTAGGAAAACTATCAGGGCTAAAAGGTCATATACACATCATTCTGATGTCTGCAACCCAGTCCACCTCACAATTACTAGTCTCTATGTAAACCTGTCGGTCTTTATGGTAAAAGGCTATAATTTTTATGTTAACCAGACTCTGACTGAGCTCTGAAAGAAAACCATCCCTTTGCAGCATCCTTACAGGGAAAAGTTACTCCTCAAACCGTAGTTTGTAAGGCTTTCACTGGAATCTCCAATGGGACAATAGGTGGAAGTTGTTCAAGTTGTTGTAATTGAATATGTATTAACCTTATGATGTTACGAGGGCACTCACCCGCTGTCCTGTAGCTCCTCAGCAGGGCTCTGGACTGTTTGTGTCACTGCAGTTTCCTCAGCTGGGATCTCCACTGGTTTTTCCACTTGCTCCTCTGGAAGCTCACAAATCAGCTCCTTCTCCggttcttctgttgttgtctttgatgGTTCTGGTTCTTTATTCTCCGTTGGTTCTGGCAACTCCACTTCATATTTTGTTGGTTCAGGGAGCTCTTTTGTGCTTTTCGTTGGTTCCTGTAGCTTAGTTAGCTCCTTCTCTATTTCTGAGAAAGTCACTGGCTCCCTTTTTGGTTCTGAGAGCTCTTCTGGCagctcttcttctttcttggtTGGTTCTAAACGCTctactttctttgtttcttctgGGAACTCTactgtctgctgtgtttgttcTGGGAGCTCTATTATCTTTTTCAAAGGTTCAGGAAGATCCACTGGCTTCTTCACAAGATTCAGAGgtgggatctctgttttcttcgcTGCTGCTCGCTCCGGTGGTGCGATCTCCTCCAGTCTCAGAGGAGCAGCTATCTCCTCAGTCGGAGTAAGAAATTCTAGTTGGGGAGACTCCAGAGATGGGAGGGGTCTGGGAAAACAATGCAAAAGAAGAGGGAGTTTTAGTTTATAGCATATGCACAAGGAATGACTGACACATGACaaatgtgtgtccttgtgtgttgtGAGGAcgctttctgtgtgtgtgtgtgtgtgtgtgtgtgtgtgtgtgtgtgtgtgtgtgtgtgtgtgtgtgtgtgtgtggaagcactgtaggtgcatgtgtgtgtttatgctgttGTTTCATTGTGTTGAGCAGTGTGAGAAAAGGTTCATTCTTGCGCTGGAGAGTAGGGGCGATGTCACAGCTGATGTCATCctttgaatataaaaggctgCATTACTTCCACAAGACTTCAACCGGCACATTCATCTGACCCAAGCTCGAATCACAGACAAAGTGCAGCTCTGTGTTTACCTCCTCGTTCATATTCATTGTCCCGCTGCTCTCTGATATATCACTCTTGACAAGTCCTGTACATGGTGTTACTGGAatgccaaaataataataataataactgcaGCAATCTATGAAGAGGCCTACTAAACAACTGATATATTATCTGAACCTCACagttttacaacaaaaataaatattgacatttgtccaccacaagggaagtttggggtcccctgctggagctgctgcccccgcgacccgataccgcataagcggtcgaagatggatggatggatggatggacatttGTCCACCTTATTAATTCTTAATTATGTAGGTGTAGTTTTGATTGTTGTGGCTGGTGGCACAAACTACATATGTGCCTTTCCTTCTGTGTACTGGAGCAGACATGTAATGCTCACATGCTACTTTGTGTAACAGATTGAGGGGAAGCCCATGCTGACCTCCACAGACCTTTTTAGACATTAGTTACATGAACTTTAACTTTTCATTAACATAGTTTTATTAGCGTGAAGTCTCATGTGTACTTCTCTAATCTGGTTTCTTAAAGGGATATTATTTttctcacgcacgcacgcgcacgtacgcgtgcgcacacacacacacacacacacacacacacacacacacacacacacacacacacacacacttgtgtttaCCTTGATGTCTCTTGTTTACTCTGAGATTGGGATGCAGCTTCTTTTAGAGCTTGTATCCAGTTTGTATCTGGTTCTTGAGCTGGAAGTCCAGGAGCCGGACTCTCTGACACATCGGCAGCCTCCGTGTTCACAATCACTTGTTCAACAGAAGCTTTTTCAGGTGATATTCCTTCTCGGTGGGAATCGGCAACAATGAGGTTAACCGCGGTATCGTCTCGGGACTTTGACAAAGACACCTGATCATGTGGCTTCTCTGACTGGCTAGGGGCTGCAGGTGGAGTTGATGCACAATCATCCGGGCACTTTGACAAAACAACAGATGGGCCTGTGGTAATAGGACTGGTTTTATCTTTTATATCATTGTCATTTTCTGTTGCCTTAGAAAGACCAGTTGGATTTATGACCTTCTGTTTAGTcattgctttattgtttaatgCTTTTATCTCACTTTGTCCTTTCCCCTGGCTGCTAGCTTCCCCTTCTTCCAAAGGTGCTTTATCTGCCTTTGTGATCTCCTCTACATCAGGGCCTTTTATGGGTGTTTGTACTACCGGGCTGCTTTGTGTGGTTGAGGTTTTATTGAAGCTTTGTAGCTTGAGAGGCCTGCACACTGTATCCTGAATTTCACACTCCTCAGTTTGACTACTGTTGCTTTTCACAGCCGTGGCAGCACTGAAATCATTTTCCACAGTTTCGGGTTGCCCAACCAGAGTACTGAATATCTTTGTGTGAATTTCTTCAGCCTGGTTTGTACTTGGAGTAACTGCCAAATGATTGGCATGACTATCTCTGCTGACCTTTGAGGAAACAGAGATCTGGGAAGGTGAAGTCTCATGTTCCTGTGATGCAAACTCAAAAGATACAGCAGTGTTCTTCAAGGTCTCAGGATTTCCATGTTGGTCTTGACAGGCGGCTGATAGATTGCCTTTTTCATGGCTTTTACCAACCGGATCATTCACAAATTCAGTGTCTGTAATTGACCCAACTACCCCTAAGGCAGGGCTTTTATTCTCATCCAACCACTGTCTTGTCTCATCTACATAACAGCCAGTTGTTACACTCCCTATTTCAGCCAGGGCATTTCTCTCAGCAACCCTTCTACTCTTATTTAAATCACTGGCAAGGTGAAACCGCCCTGCTTGTTTTCCCTCTCCATCACCGATCACTCGTACGTTGCCACTGCTGTCATCCCCTGTCAACTCATCACTCCCCACAGAGCCGTCTGTGCCCTCTGCTACCCCTTTCACACTTGGAACCAGTGCTTGGGTCTGCCTGACCTGACTGTTGGTCTTTTCTCCCCCCTCTAGACAGCCATCTGACAATTCCTGTGTGGGATGTCTGGATCCCAGACACTGTAGGTAGTACAGACACCGCTGCTGTTGCTCCTGTTGCTGAGCAAAATAGTTGGGCTCTGGTGTGGACTGTGACTGGCCAAGACCTGCATTCAAATCTGGTGCTATGTCCTTGTCGGAGCTGCTTTCCAGTGTTGCTGTCAGAGTTTGGCGCAAACTCTGGTCATAAACAGTTTGAGGGTAACTACCAGAATCTACCTCAGCATTAAACATGTcctgagaggagaaagaagtCTTGCTTTGTCTTTCAGATGCAATGCCACTCTTCCTTTCTACTTCCTCCTTTATATCACTTATTGGTGATTCAGTCTTGTACGctttatgtttatgttgtggCTGCAGGTCTCCAATTTCCTCTCCAGCCTCTTTATCTCTCCCATTACTCTGTTGTGgtgctgtgtctgtctttccttTCTGCATCTTACTGCTGTCTGCTGTTTCCCTTTGATTATCCATTGTTGCTtcttcaacttttttcttttcctctgcaaACACCGTGGATGTCTCATCTCCCATTTTCTCTGTCATGTTGTCTTGTTTAATTCCATCATAATCCTTAATGGATGCTTCACAAATAACAGGTTTGATGCCAACAGGGCGTGGCTCAGAGTGGGATAGAGAAATTACATTATCAGACCCACCTTTTACCAGTACACCCACTGCACCAGGGGGGTGAGGAGGAGACAGATTTTCCTCTTGTGAAAACGGAACATTTAAATTGTTAAGGACTGAAAACTCAAATTCAACGACAGTCTCCTTAACGTCATTTCTATCCTCCAGTTTTGGACAAGTCTTATCTGCTTTGATGTTGACATCACTGTACTCCAGATCATGTGCTAAAGACATTTGTGTAATTTCTCTGCTCTTGTTGCCATCCACCTCTCCAGAGACTTTGGTGCGGTCACAATCAGCGCTGGCGTAATCGGTCTGCACAGGAAGAGAGATATCACAGTCTGCAATGAACTCCAAGTGACTCAACATTGGACCAGGAGGCCGCAGCACAAAAGAAGAATTACCGGCAAACTGCTCGATAACAGGAATTGACTGGTCAGAGGCTGTCACTTCTGAAGTCGCAGATTCATCCTTTGTCAGAATAGCAGAGCAAATTATGGGCTCCGACCCCTCACTGGCTTTCATGGGATCTGTAGTAACCAGTTCACGAGGAGGTGTTTGATCTAATTGGGTGGGAGGCTGAGAACTGGGGTGACAAGGCTTTGTCTGAAGAGAGTCTGTGCAGATCACAGTTTCGGCTGTTGAACTGGGGTCAAGGTCCGTAGAGAGCTGACCAACAGGTAACTCAGTGGAGACATTACTTAAAGGCGTGCAGGTAACATCATCAGCTGGAAGCACAGAACATGAGGAGAGAGGATGTAGGTTACCTTCAGCAGCATCCGATATTAAAGGGGACTCCTGGGGCTGGCCAGCCTTGACTAAGGCTTTAGACGAATCATGTAACTTATCTATCTCTTTCTCAGTTGACAAACACAGGGTTACACCCTCCTTCTCTGTTTCTGCCTCTATTTGCTTTGTCACCTTTGCTGACACCTGTTCAACTGTTGGATGATCAGCCTCAGAGTCTGCACTTTCTGCCGTTTGTATAACGTCACCAGCCTGATTCTTCTCAGTAGGACATGGAAGCTGTTTTGAGCAGGCCTCAGTCGCTGACTGTAAATCCACTGTGTTAGTCTCCAAGTTGTTGTCACCTGACTGATCTATGTTACTGTTCTCCTTGATATCTTTTGTCCCCATATTTCCTTTATTCAACTGGACATTGTTCTGTGGCTTCGGGGAGTCGGCTGAGCTCCGTATTGCTAATTCATCCTTAGCAGGAGTTGTATCTGCGGGGATTTCTGGCTGTTTCAAGCTGAGAAATTCTGGGAAGATGTAGCTGGCCTCAACCACAGGATGGTGCAAACTCTCATGTACAGTCAGCGGAGGCAAAGAGGCGCAGTCCATCGCTGACACCGACATGTTCCTGAGATCCACAGAGTAACTGCTTTCTTGTTTCACAGTGTCCGCAAAGTGAACTCTGTTGTTGCTTCTGCTTCTGTTACATACGTACACATCCACTCCAGACATAGCACCACTATTGCTCTGTTTCTGGACTTGAAACTCTGCGTCTGCACTTACGGCTGTGCTGGTTTCTGTTGTGCTACTTTTAGGCTGGACCTGTTGAATGTTGCTCGCTTGTCGCTCGACTGAGGTTTGTTGAGAAGTAGTCAGTAGCTGTGGTGAGATTAAAGACAGCAAGATTTGACCgttatttctctctgtctctgggaGGGATGATTCCCCACAAATATGTCCCAAAGACAATGCTTCTTCTGAAATTAAATTCTGTTTGAGATCAGCCCTTACCCCTTTGTTTGTCTTGCTGGAGCTCTGTTCACGGTTAGTGGGGAGAGGTGAGATGGCTGCGCCATGCTGTTCTTGGCAGGGTTGAGATAGACGGTCCTGTTCAGTGCAGATGCTCTCAGGGATGGTAGCAATCGGCTCAGTCCAGCTCTGTGACTTCAGCTGTGACTCTGCAACATCGGTGGGCGGACGCGTCTCTGTCGCGGCTGATGACACCCCACTAGCTGAGCCTTCTGGCTGGCTGAATGAACTGTGCTCAGCAGCCAGCCGTCCTTTCTCTCCCACCTCCCCTTCTCCTCCCCCTCGTCCTGCTTCCTCCAATCCCACAGCACTGTAATCCTGACAATCAGGACTAGTGAGTAACCCAAAGGGAGAAGTATTGATACAGGCTTCTAACCGGAGTGGctccttttctttgtctccctcttCAGCTGGTGAGACCCCGGTGTCTGCACTGCGAAGGCTTGTTTCTCCCGGTCCCTTCATTTCTGTCTCAGCAGAGTTGTGTGGcattttgctgctgcagcttTCCTCAGATGAAGCCTGTCCCTTTTTGGCTAAAAATGCAATTGAGCATTTTCCCTGTGAACAGATTAATGCAAGCGGAGGAAGGCTGTCCAGGAgtccttctttctctttgtctgcaGAGCTGAGGCACTTTCCTGTACCCCCTAAATCTTTCTCTCCAACTGCTTTCTCACTCTCTGCGACTGCTACAGCAGCTACTCTCTCCAATGATTCACGCCTCgtgctttctccctctcccttgcTTTCTATCAGTTCTGGCATCGTGGGTGTTGCCAGTGGCAACGCAGCAACCACCACTAAAGGCTCTTCAAGGGCACTATCCACGCTGCTCTCTCCCACACATGTCCAGCTGTTGGAGAGTGGGCTGGGATTCTCCTGTGTGAGTATCACTGCTTCTGAGGTAACTATAGTTAactcatgtgtttgtgcatctgaTCTCTTATCAGCAGAGGCAGCTGGATTGATAACTGTAGTTTGGACATGTGTCATGCTTGTTTGTTGGTTATCTGTAACACCTCCGGTTACATGTTGCTTCGGCTGTGGGATTTCATCTGATCTTTGATTTATGCGACGTGGGGCATCTATAGGGTTGTGGTTATCTGACAGATGAGGCCTCTGTGAAAGAGCCTGGTTGGACGCAGGTGAACAGGCAGTAAGATGATCCTGCCTGCTATGAGAGGATGATAGTGGGGGGCTGGGGCCGGGCTTTCCCCCGGGACTCAGCTGTTGCTTTGAGGCAAACCCATTATCAGGCTGTTCCCCACAAATCACAGCCAGAGCTGCCAGTGACACCAATTCTGCATTTTCTGTTGAATCTATATGATTTCCTGCATTTATGAGAGACACAGCCTGTAATTCATTTTCAGGTTGTACTACTGCCATTGCCTTTTGTCCAGTCTCTGTGTTCTTCTCttctatctttttctttctcctttgtttctttttgtctttcttctttgaCGTTTTGTCCTGCCCGGCGTGTTTGGCACATGGAGAACTCGTCATGTCTGACAATGCATCTTTATCCTTTAAATGAAGAGTACTGCACTCTGATGTCTCATCAACTGATTGATCTTTCTTTCCCGTTTTAACTATACAAACGGTAATACTGGACTCGTCacgcttttctttctttatgtctACAATCTCTGTTATTGCCTCTGTGTCTTTCTGCCTAATTAGTGCATTACAATCTAGAGTGCCATTTTCCTCGATGCCTGCTTTAGAATCGACATGTTCCTCTCTGGAACTGTTTCTCACGTCAGAAAATGCTACTTCTTCTTGAGTTTCCTTAAATaaatctgttgttgtttctaattgtgtatgtgtgtgtctttccttCTGCTCATttatctctgtttctttttctgcctttttttcacACTCCGTCCCTGCTGCACCGGCACTATTCTCAGTACCCAGTATGTAATTCCTAAAACTAAACACAACTGTATCTTTCTGACTGCTTTCTACTTCACTGTTTCCATGTGTACCCTTGTTTCCATGGCCCCCGTTGCTATGTCCCGGCTGGACTGTGATTGGAGGCAGTGAAGATGAGTCATTGAATTTATTAACCATCCCTTCTCCAGTTTTCTTGCCTACATCATTAACCTTCCCAGGCGTGATGCTGGGGGAGCCTGTGGGATTAAGTATGCCCAGTGAGGCCATTTGTTCTTCACATTCCTGGATGGCCTGTTTGAGTTCCCGATCTAGGAGCACAGATAGGGAAGGCGTCGAGGGTCGGACACCCGTGTCAGGTGTGGCAGTGGGCCGAGGTGAAGGCTGAGCATCTGTGAGAACTGGGTTGCTGTCATGAGGCCTGAGACGAGGGTAAGGTGACACAGTTAAGAGTCTGGCAGGCAGACAGCTGGTCATTCCAAAATGCCACGAAACGCTGCTATTGGCAGAGCAGAAGCCCATGCTCAGACATTGCACTCAAtaagcacacacaacacacaactgtACTCATAATGCCTAGGCTGAGATGTATATTCTCTTACAAGAAATAATATCAGCTCTGTTTGTAAGCATATGGTTGTTAATGAACATGCAGGTCTGTTCATACACACCAAAACAGGATTTCTTCAGGCATTACGCTAGGTAGCTACTATACCATTTCCTAAGCCTAGCCTGAATTTCTAATTGTGCCAAAAGCTTAATAATgaatttttattcaaatatttaattggTTAATTATTTGTTGGAGCATTGCCTATATTTTTAATGCTAACCTTTAAAGTAGGAACCTAGTACAAGCAGCATGAATGTAACAATCCTACTAGTAGCAACTACTAATTATTGCAGTAGCATCCATATGCTGTACAATGGAAAGCACTATGAACGTCTTAGGCTGCTGTGAACTGTCATTGTGTATACTAAGCAATACTGTCTGTTCCATCATCCTGACCAGTGCAATGAATACTATATCAAATAATTCAAAAcccaaaaaatgtataaagagtATAGTAATGAGTGATTGTAATAAACCATGTCACCAGATAAACAACATTACATATCCATGCTCATGCACCAAAAATCCTGTCTCATAACGTACTATATTAGAAGAGATCAAAGCAGAGGCATTGCTCTACAAAGCACTTCATGAAGTACACATCTAGCTTGATAGTGTGAGTGCTTGCTTTAACGCCTTTAACTAACAGGCTAGCTTTGTGCCATTCAGTTGTAATTGCTGAGTCATTGCTAAACCATTAGCCAGCAGTACAGAATAATGCTGCAGGATCTTAGTCTTTAAGCCTCACAGAGTGTATAGATCCAACATCATTTATTTAGTATGTATTACTTATGTCATCAGCTGGTTTCTTGAAATCTGCTCATCATGTTAAGATgtacaataaatacatgaagTGAGAAATAACCTCAATAAAGCGTCCATGGATGTGATTGGTTAACACAGTCTCCCCATAAAGACTGACATTTCCATGTAAACACGACCTCTGCACTGACAACATGTTTCTCACTCACCTCACCAACTGCTCTCAAGCCTGTATCTAATTCACCTGGCACTCCCTACTAAAGGGTGGAGCAGCAAAAtagattaaactgttttcaGCTGGAAGGTTTTGCTATGAAACATGCTGTTGCCTGCCTTCTCTACAGTACCTGAGGTGGAATGGAGGTGCTTCTCACAGTATTGCATTTTAAGACTGCGCGTGTCCTCTTACTCTGCAGGGTTTAGCTTAAAAAGCGGGAACTTTATTTCTGCAGTTTGAGAATTTGATATACACAGTAAAAGTTTGCAAAGTACTTACCTTGGTAACAATTTACAATATAGTACACACAAATGTAAGCAGTTACAAATACTGAGAATTAATGAATTGTTAATGAGTAGTTCCTGAATAACTCTGATTTGAGGACTATAAagaatgtaatgtttatttacTGGCGAACAGACAGGGATATactttaattattataattagttTATAAATTAATTGGAATAACGACCATTTTCTGTGTTCCTGATTAACTATGAAGTAACCTCTGAGGAGCTCACACTAGTAACAACTGATTCCTAGTTACTCTTTTTGTGCACCCCCAAGTGGTACATCATATGGAATGGTTACTAAGTAGTTTCTCATAactttatgattttatttttatttattttttgtgttccCCTTATTTTTACGCATTGACATCAAGCTGGAAATTCTGGCATTTTTAGCACATGTATAAAAATGCGTTTTCTTAACTGCACTGTCCCCTTCTTAAATAAcctaaattgaattaaaacaaaaataagtataCTACTGCAATGAGTCAGCTTGTCAGAATACACTGAAGCCTCAAACAAATTAGTGCAATCAACTCCAGCTCTCAGACAAAAGCAGAATGCAAGGCAACACTAGAAACAGAACATTAAGTCAGTCTGCATATAATTCACCaaagcataaataaaaacaacctcAACTCAAGCAAAGTCCGCTAAGACAGGCAGCACCCAAACAGGCGATATCCATAACACTCCAAAATGAGTTTgaaacattcaaacactgtgTTATCCTTTGTTCCACTAAATGCTCAATA
This portion of the Etheostoma cragini isolate CJK2018 chromosome 17, CSU_Ecrag_1.0, whole genome shotgun sequence genome encodes:
- the tacc2 gene encoding uncharacterized protein tacc2 isoform X13, translated to MQFCRKVLCKPCSARVTSPEEDMEYKMGSCIGISHRQAEAHAESLTRRDNRALLTEASTSQQSLLSQPVLPDIPVLTGEEESGGAAQDQEELEFPHDLLPSLDFSSELNIWESSLGAQTSSGTRKCKQVDPLLVGPHHHTEVSRSSLVLNERPHDSNPVLTDAQPSPRPTATPDTGVRPSTPSLSVLLDRELKQAIQECEEQMASLGILNPTGSPSITPGKVNDVGKKTGEGMVNKFNDSSSLPPITVQPGHSNGGHGNKGTHGNSEVESSQKDTVVFSFRNYILGTENSAGAAGTECEKKAEKETEINEQKERHTHTQLETTTDLFKETQEEVAFSDVRNSSREEHVDSKAGIEENGTLDCNALIRQKDTEAITEIVDIKKEKRDESSITVCIVKTGKKDQSVDETSECSTLHLKDKDALSDMTSSPCAKHAGQDKTSKKKDKKKQRRKKKIEEKNTETGQKAMAVVQPENELQAVSLINAGNHIDSTENAELVSLAALAVICGEQPDNGFASKQQLSPGGKPGPSPPLSSSHSRQDHLTACSPASNQALSQRPHLSDNHNPIDAPRRINQRSDEIPQPKQHVTGGVTDNQQTSMTHVQTTVINPAASADKRSDAQTHELTIVTSEAVILTQENPSPLSNSWTCVGESSVDSALEEPLVVVAALPLATPTMPELIESKGEGESTRRESLERVAAVAVAESEKAVGEKDLGGTGKCLSSADKEKEGLLDSLPPLALICSQGKCSIAFLAKKGQASSEESCSSKMPHNSAETEMKGPGETSLRSADTGVSPAEEGDKEKEPLRLEACINTSPFGLLTSPDCQDYSAVGLEEAGRGGGEGEVGEKGRLAAEHSSFSQPEGSASGVSSAATETRPPTDVAESQLKSQSWTEPIATIPESICTEQDRLSQPCQEQHGAAISPLPTNREQSSSKTNKGVRADLKQNLISEEALSLGHICGESSLPETERNNGQILLSLISPQLLTTSQQTSVERQASNIQQVQPKSSTTETSTAVSADAEFQVQKQSNSGAMSGVDVYVCNRSRSNNRVHFADTVKQESSYSVDLRNMSVSAMDCASLPPLTVHESLHHPVVEASYIFPEFLSLKQPEIPADTTPAKDELAIRSSADSPKPQNNVQLNKGNMGTKDIKENSNIDQSGDNNLETNTVDLQSATEACSKQLPCPTEKNQAGDVIQTAESADSEADHPTVEQVSAKVTKQIEAETEKEGVTLCLSTEKEIDKLHDSSKALVKAGQPQESPLISDAAEGNLHPLSSCSVLPADDVTCTPLSNVSTELPVGQLSTDLDPSSTAETVICTDSLQTKPCHPSSQPPTQLDQTPPRELVTTDPMKASEGSEPIICSAILTKDESATSEVTASDQSIPVIEQFAGNSSFVLRPPGPMLSHLEFIADCDISLPVQTDYASADCDRTKVSGEVDGNKSREITQMSLAHDLEYSDVNIKADKTCPKLEDRNDVKETVVEFEFSVLNNLNVPFSQEENLSPPHPPGAVGVLVKGGSDNVISLSHSEPRPVGIKPVICEASIKDYDGIKQDNMTEKMGDETSTVFAEEKKKVEEATMDNQRETADSSKMQKGKTDTAPQQSNGRDKEAGEEIGDLQPQHKHKAYKTESPISDIKEEVERKSGIASERQSKTSFSSQDMFNAEVDSGSYPQTVYDQSLRQTLTATLESSSDKDIAPDLNAGLGQSQSTPEPNYFAQQQEQQQRCLYYLQCLGSRHPTQELSDGCLEGGEKTNSQVRQTQALVPSVKGVAEGTDGSVGSDELTGDDSSGNVRVIGDGEGKQAGRFHLASDLNKSRRVAERNALAEIGSVTTGCYVDETRQWLDENKSPALGVVGSITDTEFVNDPVGKSHEKGNLSAACQDQHGNPETLKNTAVSFEFASQEHETSPSQISVSSKVSRDSHANHLAVTPSTNQAEEIHTKIFSTLVGQPETVENDFSAATAVKSNSSQTEECEIQDTVCRPLKLQSFNKTSTTQSSPVVQTPIKGPDVEEITKADKAPLEEGEASSQGKGQSEIKALNNKAMTKQKVINPTGLSKATENDNDIKDKTSPITTGPSVVLSKCPDDCASTPPAAPSQSEKPHDQVSLSKSRDDTAVNLIVADSHREGISPEKASVEQVIVNTEAADVSESPAPGLPAQEPDTNWIQALKEAASQSQSKQETSRPLPSLESPQLEFLTPTEEIAAPLRLEEIAPPERAAAKKTEIPPLNLVKKPVDLPEPLKKIIELPEQTQQTVEFPEETKKVERLEPTKKEEELPEELSEPKREPVTFSEIEKELTKLQEPTKSTKELPEPTKYEVELPEPTENKEPEPSKTTTEEPEKELICELPEEQVEKPVEIPAEETAVTQTVQSPAEELQDSGSSLTEQAERGDRAPASSPPPTSEYHFLPALPPHLQDTTEFPSPSPTPPERHTTEALPTPPASPIFPPPPPPAPASPPVPPAYQGEDHCPASAPCHPPLRSSDSDGGFETPESTTPVKTFSPINPPTQQLTSDEKVADTSVSDPASELTSAEAPCRSPSIVFDENKPIAASGQYNIEVVGDSTSHTLTRSLSFQGGELDSAGLFDGSTVGGFRPHSESFSVGTGSAPGTLHRPKKVRPGSVKKKPLLRQSSNPDSPKPASSSSTPEIKKRAKPQSASPLQPQEEAEGGSATPSPGGTLRRSRKSRVETPPPLPEETNHTSQDESPVIPALPLCQEETPLPGSPKGLDESPIPPSTSYKWDPDNFENINPFKTGGSKIANSPVLGRKGPVCAPIVTPPESPSVSAVEPCTPAPLEEPITNPEEQPIIPKCQSVRLEFDYSEEGSEASHQASPPTKKVGKKPGKMPLRKPRLGLKKAPPVQTEQLDNYPSATHNGNEEEVPATAVSYKFEPDKWDDPNFNPFTSKKSISNSPKLSRPSYSFDTNNFDDSVDPFKSSNKMANSPPKASASFELSSNDYDNENDTDNIGELEDQNQNKPSKKKKTPIKSKSRGVSSLCCLFNTFRVKRSPKKSPTSDPSQDLTPADEAPSLHPQDDHATDEEKLASSTSHKWAALPDMDADLNCDQQDFPQPCDLTSFVNENSLPHPVQDYEIEYMEKIGSASPPLSVKKPSLYLKLDSVSDNLTKNTCDHGSEPSSPCTGSFEEMEAQITAGIKTPVLSSRSGPEGSAGDKGRKRESEALSRTQSAERDEQHRDVSSPVESGVSMNSLYTRTTTSYIEGESPHLPRDLDHSLGIAREEIVTKEKEVMEWQRKYEDSRQEVVEMRRIVAEYEKTIAQMIGMPEDDQKEKSLSHHTIQQLIMEKDQALSDLNSVEKSLADLFRRYEKMKDVLEGFRKNEEVLKKCAQEYLSRVRKEEQRYQALKIHAEEKLDRANADIAHVRAKAMQEQAAHQASLRKEQMKVDSLERTLEQKNKEIEELTKICDELIAKMGRS